One genomic segment of Desulfocapsa sulfexigens DSM 10523 includes these proteins:
- a CDS encoding TsoY family (seleno)protein, giving the protein MKRNIGKNYSPLFFLSALGNGGLTVAFFIFFMFMTPHPDTPIATFDSVWTSLAATSLPVKALAAVCYALMLYFAFNHLRMLVWNIREYRLFKKTDDYNELIQGSNEISLMTIPLTLTMTINVMFVLGAMLVPGLWNIVEYLFPFAFLAFLATGIYSLTLFYNYYRRLLTGGNFQHSKNNSLSQMLSSFTFAMNAVGFAAPAAMSENPVMISIAAFCSIFFFAIATLLAIKNLLLGFHAMMDKGISREASASLWILIPILTLLGITAIRLHHGFHTLFHGSGSPSFYFIWCSSIVSIQIFAGILGFVIMRQNDYFSEFIHGVNLDPEIAAARTPASYALICPGVAFWVFGMFFLDKALIHSGLLNIFSVPYFILLAPLLFVLVKTIRVNWKLNKRLLQEGTE; this is encoded by the coding sequence ATGAAACGGAATATCGGCAAAAACTATTCTCCACTTTTTTTTCTCTCAGCCCTTGGAAACGGCGGCCTCACCGTAGCCTTCTTTATCTTTTTCATGTTTATGACACCCCACCCAGATACACCCATTGCGACTTTTGACTCGGTGTGGACTTCTCTTGCAGCCACTTCACTCCCCGTCAAAGCACTTGCTGCTGTCTGCTACGCCCTTATGCTCTATTTCGCATTCAATCATCTGCGAATGCTGGTGTGGAATATCCGGGAATACCGCTTATTCAAGAAAACTGACGACTATAATGAGCTTATTCAGGGTAGTAATGAAATATCTCTAATGACCATTCCCCTCACCCTGACAATGACGATCAACGTCATGTTCGTGCTCGGCGCAATGCTGGTTCCCGGCCTCTGGAATATTGTTGAGTACCTCTTCCCCTTTGCCTTTCTTGCATTTCTGGCCACAGGTATCTATAGTCTCACCCTGTTTTACAACTATTACCGCAGACTACTCACCGGTGGCAACTTTCAGCATTCCAAGAACAACTCTCTGAGTCAAATGCTTTCATCGTTTACTTTTGCCATGAATGCCGTAGGCTTTGCCGCCCCCGCCGCCATGAGTGAGAATCCTGTAATGATCAGCATTGCGGCATTCTGTTCCATTTTCTTCTTTGCCATAGCAACCCTGCTTGCGATCAAGAATCTGTTGTTAGGTTTTCATGCCATGATGGACAAAGGGATTAGTCGTGAAGCCAGCGCCAGCCTGTGGATTCTTATTCCCATCCTTACTCTGCTTGGTATTACAGCTATCCGCCTTCATCACGGATTTCACACTCTTTTTCATGGTTCCGGCAGCCCATCCTTTTATTTTATCTGGTGCAGTTCTATCGTGTCCATCCAGATTTTTGCTGGCATCCTGGGATTTGTAATCATGCGTCAGAATGACTATTTTTCCGAATTCATCCATGGTGTTAATCTCGATCCTGAGATTGCCGCAGCCAGGACTCCCGCCAGTTACGCCCTTATTTGTCCCGGTGTGGCATTTTGGGTTTTCGGGATGTTTTTTCTCGACAAAGCTCTTATCCATTCTGGTTTGCTGAATATTTTTTCCGTACCATATTTCATCCTGTTAGCACCCTTACTTTTTGTTCTTGTAAAAACAATCAGAGTAAACTGGAAGTTGAATAAACGGCTACTTCAGGAAGGGACGGAATAG